The DNA sequence GATTATGCACGAATACAGACTCGCTGAAAACAAAGCCATAAACAAACCTCCTCCAGGTTGCGATTTGGGCAACAAGAAAAACTCTCTCagagtaattatttattattagctttttaaattttttgtttgggggttcgaattttattgatatatattttacaatttcTGAAGATTAATACTCCATACTGTTTTCTTCTGTACTGAAATATATAGCTTGATGATTGGGTACTGTGTCGAATCTACAAGAAGAACAACACGAATAGGGCAGTGATGGATCACGAGAGGGATCAAGAAGCGATGGAGGAGTTGTTGGGGCCAATGAACAGCAATAATCATAATCACAATCACAGTCATAATAATATTCCAGTACCTCATCCGATGGGCCCACATAATGGCAAGCTACAACTACTACTACCAAAGGCGGCGACACTACTAAATTATGGGGCGTTGAACGAAAATGACCACAACCTGTTCGATGGAATGCTAAGCAATGATCATGCCAATATTAATAGCAATACAACAAATACTACTAACAATGCTTCACTGCTCTTGCCACCTTCTTCAAATATGTCCCTCAAACGCTCACTCATTCACGGTCTTTACTGGCCCAACGAGATTGTGGACGATGAAGAAGCAGCGGCTGCTGGGCCCTTATCGTCTTCCTCAAGCAAAAGACTGCAACTGGATGATAGTTGTACGGCCGCCACAACGACCACCTCGATGGGCGAGGGAAATCAATCGACTTCAATAGCCTCACTGCTTAGCCAGCTCCCGAACCAAACGGCGTCGTTGCACCAACAGACAATGCTCGGAGCATTGGGGGGATCTGATGGGCTATTCCGGGGATCTTATCAATTGCCCGGAATGCACTGGTATTCATAATTTATAGGTACTTACTATATAGTTCATTTTACAATGAAATTAACATGAATTATAATAGTACTAGCTAGTggctgttgttgctgctgctgcgCGCGTGTCATCACGTACGGCGTAGGGTCGCTTTGCTGATCATTATTTATTCTTAAGGGAAATACGTACCCCACCCTCAAGGACTTAAAATTTCaggtatatttatatacatagatgtagacatataaaattatactttgttATACACTTTATATAGTTCATCATGTATAAGCTGTAAAGATTGGATTGGGAAAAAGATTTTGTTGATAGGAATGTTACGTAGTTTCAAAgcaacaaaaatattatatagctAGAATGGCCTCAAATTCCTTCGAGTTTGATTGGCCCATTATTATATTTCAGTTATactttatgtatgtatatatttacccctatatatttatgtataatcATGTTCATAAAATTTCCCTGCAGCTATAGATAGTTTATACGCATatttaattaatcttttattttgTACTTTTTGAGGAGCTACGCTTTTGTTTgttgtaatataataataaaatcagaGATGAACCATATGTATTTTTCCTCTAGGATAGAACACAAAACTCTTGTGTAGTTTCCTTTTTATATAATTACGTACCCGCACACATTtgaagattatataaattatacaaattTGTGGGatcaatattattaattatttatgtactTATTAACATAGACATCTTATTAATTAGTGCAATACTTTTCTATTCCGTTGTCCATCGCTTATCTAACTAGTATAAGTAATGTTCATGTTAGTAATTCTATTACACACTCAAATTTCAAatgatatgtatatacataagtTATATAAGTGTCAAATTGACATATATTTATGTGATAAATATTTTCAACCAATTATCTTTATTTTATATGGGGTAAAACTGATTTACATATAGTTGTgtcaaatttataatttttaatggaaatttctaattttaattgcTCAATCATTGTATTAGTATATGtaagcaaagaaaaaaaaaaagaaattatgaaaattttaatttt is a window from the Cannabis sativa cultivar Pink pepper isolate KNU-18-1 chromosome 1, ASM2916894v1, whole genome shotgun sequence genome containing:
- the LOC115706270 gene encoding NAC transcription factor 56, which encodes MESTDSSAGSQQLQNHHQPNLPPGFRFHPTDEELVVHYLKKKVISAPLPVSIIAEVDLYKFDPWELPAKATFGEQEWYFFSPRDRKYPNGARPNRAATSGYWKATGTDKPVLTSGGSQKVGVKKALVFYGGKPPKGIKTNWIMHEYRLAENKAINKPPPGCDLGNKKNSLRLDDWVLCRIYKKNNTNRAVMDHERDQEAMEELLGPMNSNNHNHNHSHNNIPVPHPMGPHNGKLQLLLPKAATLLNYGALNENDHNLFDGMLSNDHANINSNTTNTTNNASLLLPPSSNMSLKRSLIHGLYWPNEIVDDEEAAAAGPLSSSSSKRLQLDDSCTAATTTTSMGEGNQSTSIASLLSQLPNQTASLHQQTMLGALGGSDGLFRGSYQLPGMHWYS